Proteins from a single region of Hermetia illucens chromosome 3, iHerIll2.2.curated.20191125, whole genome shotgun sequence:
- the LOC119652195 gene encoding uncharacterized protein LOC119652195: MRYWILNDQKVIRSEIHRCLTCVKYVNIRTYIPAVRVIPNRPFLHCGVDYAGPFRTRMSKGWSNAILKGYVCVFVCMVTKAVHLELVSDLSTEAFLAAFKRFTASLYFKIYSDHGTNFVEASNHLDKEMQQAIDVVSKKVAAISAKDGIIWKFLPVATPHFGGLCEVAVKSAKQYLKCVLDEAKIISAFEEFPTVLCQAEACLNSRPLVPISNNPDDLEALTPSHFLVQRALAAVVEVDRTQRSLYEWWQQLKAIHQTFWQRWTREYPCRLRTRTKWIDVAPNVMTGQLVLLLERDTLLTK; the protein is encoded by the coding sequence ATGCGGTATTGGATTCTAAACGATCAAAAAGTGATTCGAAGCGAAATCCATCGTTGTCTGACATGTGTGAAATATGTGAATATACGAACTTATATTCCTGCCGTTCGTGTCATCCCCAACCGGCCTTTTTTGCATTGCGGAGTAGATTACGCAGGTCCATTCAGGACACGGATGTCCAAAGGCTGGTCTAATGCTATTCTAAAAGGGTACGTTTGCGTTTTCGTATGCATGGTGACCAAGGCTGTGCATTTGGAACTAGTAAGCGACTTGTCCACCGAAGCCTTCCTGGCAGCTTTCAAAAGATTCACCGCCAGCCTTTACTTCAAGATCTACAGCGATCACGGTACTAATTTCGTAGAAGCAAGCAACCACTTGGACAAGGAGATGCAGCAGGCGATAGATGTGGTATCAAAAAAGGTCGCAGCTATATCCGCGAAAGATGGTATAATTTGGAAATTTCTTCCTGTAGCTACACCTCATTTCGGCGGTCTCTGTGAGGTCGCAGTGAAGTCAGCTAAACAATATCTGAAGTGCGTGCTCGACGAAGCAAAAATTATATCAGCATTCGAAGAATTTCCGACCGTCTTGTGCCAGGCTGAGGCTTGCCTGAACTCAAGACCTCTTGTTCCAATCTCGAATAATCCGGACGATCTCGAAGCTTTGACTCCAAGTCATTTTTTGGTGCAACGGGCATTGGCAGCAGTTGTTGAAGTTGATAGGACTCAACGGAGTCTGTACGAGTGGTGGCAGCAATTGAAGGCGATACATCAGACGTTTTGGCAGAGGTGGACTCGAGAATATCCATGTCGTTTACGGACCAGAACAAAATGGATTGATGTGGCTCCGAATGTAATGACCGGACAGCTGGTTCTTCTACTAGAACGCGATACTCTGCTGACAAAGTAG